The Antedon mediterranea chromosome 7, ecAntMedi1.1, whole genome shotgun sequence genome has a segment encoding these proteins:
- the LOC140054168 gene encoding uncharacterized protein isoform X3, with the protein MMDKMSRTRFLGCYLHCYTIRNRTKSFCRVVKIVRYCSEANNRNHDGGGNREPKESKLMAALKGIKVNKDFGKKIYKKQHVNRFKNVDVQSSKRPVVLDALKQTVASLPEREEAEEDLINELERQDAQTLAAKRISERPDILQQGEEYSIESDLLHSLRSSEQPEDASNLTSLMSGLKVQQNKNEAQKEVNVQEKNDGHFKKVFISQVDTDVADMKDYKTTSQNMPYKRQRKRSIFERYRLNIFEPLEKDKNVPTIDTKVLK; encoded by the exons GAATAGGACAAAAAGCTTTTGCAGAGTTGTTAAAATTGTTAGATATTGTAGTGAAGCCAACAACAGAAATCATGATGGTGGTGGCAATCGAGAACCTAAAGAAAGTAAATTGATGGCAGCTTTGAAAGGAATAAAAGTTAATAAAGATTTTGggaaaaaaatttacaaaaaacaacatGTTAACAGATTTAAAAATGTAGATGTTCAGTCATCCAAGAGACCAGTAGTGCt GGATGCATTAAAGCAAACCGTAGCATCACTACCAGAGCGTGAAGAGGCAGAAGAGGATCTCATTAATGAATTGGAGAGACAGGATGCCCAGACATTGGCAGCCAAACGGATTTCCGAAAG GCCGGATATATTGCAGCAGGGTGAAGAATACAGTATTGAATCTGACCTTCTTCACAGTTTACGTAGTTCGGAACAACCAGAAGATGCAAGTAATTTAACTTCCCTTATGTCAGGGTTGAAAGTTCAACAAAATAAGAACGAAGCTCAGAAAGAGGTTAACGTCCAAGAGAAAAATGATGGccattttaaaaaagtttttatcaGTCAGGTAGACACAGATGTGGCGGATATGAAAGACTATAAGACGACCTCACAGAACATGCCTTACAAAAGGCAACGCAA GCGTTCAATATTCGAGAGATACAGATTGAATATATTTGAACCATTAGAAAAGGATAAAAATG TTCCAACAATAGACACAAAG